A single region of the Panthera tigris isolate Pti1 chromosome B1, P.tigris_Pti1_mat1.1, whole genome shotgun sequence genome encodes:
- the FHIP2B gene encoding LOW QUALITY PROTEIN: FHF complex subunit HOOK interacting protein 2B (The sequence of the model RefSeq protein was modified relative to this genomic sequence to represent the inferred CDS: inserted 1 base in 1 codon) gives MLSRLGALLQEAVGAREPSIDLLEAFVEHWKGITHYYIESTDENTPAKKTDIPWRLRQMLDILVYEERQQTAAGEAGPCLEYLLQHKILETLCTLGKAEYPPGMRQQVFQFFSKVLAQVQHPLLHYLNVHRPVQKLLRLGGTVPGSQTEKEEVQFTTVLCSKIQQDPALLTYILEGKKIVSRKKSSKEPITLPREAASIQDKDHPHSKSPDMSPCKAQALTAQLPAETEEPDGGIGESNLITSLIGLCKSKKGRVALKAQENLLLLVSVASQAAATYLVHSSPCCPAIVEHLCQLYQSMPTFLDPADIAALEGISWRLPSAPSDEASFPGKEALAAFLGWFDYCDHLITEAHVVVADALAKAVAEKLFMEILQPHLLHVSEQSVLTSTALLTAMLRQLRSPALLREAVAFLLGADPQLAAPEDGPRSLCAHLIGHCDHLSDEISITTLRLFEELLQKPHEQVLRSLVLCNLEGRHYVARGSPEPESYEDTLDLEEDPYFTDGFLNSSFQPSAKPPPAPATNSDGKTAVTEIVNSFLCLVPEEAKTSAFLEETGYDTYVHDAYGLFQECSSRVAPWGWPLGPTPLDPHEPERPFFEGHFLRMLFDRMSRILEQPYSLNLQVTSVLSRLALXPHPLIHEYLLDPYINLAPGCRSLFSVLVRVIGDLMQRIQRVPQFPGKLLLVRKQLMGQVPGEQLDHQTLLQGVVVLEEFCKELAAIAFVKFPPHSPHLHLSPPQEGHV, from the exons CGGGAGCCCAGCATTGACCTGCTGGAGGCCTTCGTGGAGCACTGGAAGGGCATCACGCACTACTACATTGAAAGCACAG ATGAAAACACCCCCGCCAAGAAAACAGATATTCCCTGGCGGCTGAGGCAGATGTTGGACATCCTGGTCTACGAGGAGAGGCAGCAGACAGCAGCTGGCGAGGCAGGGCCCTGTCTGGAATACCTGCTGCAGCACAAAATCCTGGAGACCCTGTGCACGCTGGGCAAGGCTGAG TACCCCCCAGGCATGCGACAGCAGGTGTTCCAGTTCTTCAGCAAGGTTCTGGCCCAGGTGCAGCACCCCCTCCTGCATTACCTCAACGTCCACAGGCCTGTGCAG AAGCTTCTCCGACTTGGTGGGACAGTTCCTGGATCCCAAACAGAAAAGGAGGAGGTGCAGTTCACAACCGTTCTCTGCTCCAAGATCCAACAGGATCCAGCCCTGCTCACCTACATCCTGGAA GGTAAAAAGATTGTCAGTAGGAAGAAGTCATCCAAAGAACCCATCACCCTGCCTAGAGAGGCAGCCAGCATCCAAGACAAGGACCACCCCCACAGCAAGTCTCCTGACATGAGTCCCTGTAAGGCCCAGGCCTTGACCGCCCAGCTGCCTGCTGAGACAGAGGAGCCAGATGGAGGAATTGGGGAAAGCAACCTGATCACCTCTCTGATCGGGTTGTGCAAGAGCAAG AAAGGTCGGGTGGCTCTGAAGGCCCAGGAGAACCTGCTGCTCCTGGTAAGTGTGGCTTCACAGGCAGCTGCCACCTACCTGGTACACAGCAGCCCTTGCTGCCCTGCCATCGTCGAGCACCTCTGCCAGCTGTACCAGTCCATGCCCACCTTCCTGGACCCCGCAGACATTGCCGCTTTAGAGGGCATCAGCTGGAG GTTGCCCAGTGCCCCGTCTGATGAGGCTTCCTTCCCTGGCAAGGAGGCCTTGGCTGCCTTTTTGGGCTGGTTTGATTACTGCGACCACCTCATCACAGAGGCACACGTG GTGGTTGCAGACGCCTTGGCAAAGGCTGTAGCTGAGAAATTATTCATGGAGATTCTGCAGCCCCACCTCCTGCATGT TTCTGAGCAGAGTGTGCTGACCTCCACCGCCTTGCTCACGGCCATGCTGCGCCAGCTCCGCTCCCCTGCGCTGCTGCGAGAGGCTGTGGCTTTCCTCCTGGGTGCAGACCCGCAGCTCGCAGCCCCCGAAGATGGCCCCCGCTCTCTGTGCGCTCACCTCATCGGGCACTGCGATCACCTCTCTGATGAG ATCAGCATCACCACGCTGCGGCTGTTTGAGGAGCTGCTCCAGAAGCCACACGAGCAGGTCCTCCGCAGCCTGGTCCTCTGCAACCTCGAGGGCCGCCATTATGTGGCCCGAGGCTCACCTGAGCCCGAGAGCTACGAGGACACCCT AGATCTGGAGGAAGACCCCTACTTCACGGACGGCTTCCTCAACTCCAGCTTTCAGCCCTCTGCAaagcctcccccagctcctgccacCAACTCAGATGGCAAAACAGCAGTGACCGAGATCGTCAACAG TTTCCTCTGCCTGGTTCCCGAGGAAGCCAAGACCTCAGCTTTCCTAGAGGAGACTGGATATGACACATACGTTCACGATGCTTATGGACTG TTCCAGGAGTGCAGCTCCCGAGTCGCCCCTTGGGGCTGGCCCCTCGGTCCCACACCCCTGGACCCCCATGAGCCTGAACGGCCTTTCTTTGAGGGTCACTTCCTCCGAATGCTGTTTGACCGCATGTCCCGGATTTTGGAACAG CCATACAGCCTGAACCTGCAAGTGACCTCAGTCCTGTCCCGGCttgccc ttccccacccccttatCCATGAGTATCTCCTGGATCCCTACATCAACCTGGCCCCTGGGTGCAGGAGTCTGTTCTCTGTGCTTGTCAGG GTGATCGGGGACTTGATGCAGAGAATTCAGAGAGTACCTCAGTTCCCAGGCAAACTGCTCCTGGTACGCAAGCAGCTGATGGGTCAGGTCCCCGGGGAGCA GCTGGACCACCAGACTCTCCTCCAGGGCGTGGTGGTTCTTGAGGAATTCTGCAAGGAGCTGGCTGCCATCGCTTTTGTCAAGTTCCCCCCGCACAGTCCTCACCTgcacctgtccccaccccaggAAGGGCACGTCTGA